The following proteins are co-located in the Macaca thibetana thibetana isolate TM-01 chromosome 6, ASM2454274v1, whole genome shotgun sequence genome:
- the ZNF454 gene encoding zinc finger protein 454 isoform X2, with amino-acid sequence MTLPASKKSTLRVAIPEEELGRWTIKERFRSSSHWKCASLLGWQCGGQEMSLQQAVLTHPSTPSGIGGQEWDESGSTMSSSPHSAQSQGFQPRKNAFECSECGKVFSKSSTLNKHQKIHTGKNPNQKIHVKEKRYECRECGKAFHQSTHLIHHQRIHTGEKPYECKECGKAFSVSSSLTYHQKIHTGEKPFECNLCGKAFIRNIHLAHHHRIHTGEKPFKCNICEKAFVCRAHLTKHQNIHSGEKPYKCNECGKAFNQSTSFLQHQRIHTGEKPFECNECGKAFRVNSSLTEHQRIHTGEKPYKCNECGKAFRDNSSFARHRKIHTGEKPYRCGLCEKAFRDQSALAQHQRIHTGEKPYMCNICEKAFSDHSALTQHKRIHTREKPYTCKICGKAFIRSTHLTQHQRIHTGEKPYKCNRCGKAFNQTANLIQHQRHHIGEK; translated from the coding sequence ATGACTCTGCCTGCCAGTAAGAAATCTACCCTCAGGGTGGCGATTCCTGAAGAAGAATTGGGCCGATGGACAATAAAGGAAAGGTTCCGCAGCAGCAGTCACTGGAAGTGTGCTAGCCTGCTGGGGTGGCAGTGTGGAGGCCAGGAGATGAGTTTGCAGCAAGCGGTGCTCACTCACCCCAGCACCCCGTCTGGGATTGGTGGACAGGAATGGGATGAATCTGGCAGCACTATGAGCTCATCTCCTCACAGTGCTCAAAGTCAGGGATTCCAGCCTCGCAAAAATGCCTTTGAGTGTAGTGAGTGTGGGAAAGTCTTCTCTAAGAGTTCAACTCTTAATAAAcatcagaaaattcatactggaaaaaacccaaatcagaaaattcatgtgaaagagaaaagatatgAATGTagagaatgtgggaaagcctttcaCCAGAGTACGCACCTTATCCATCACCAAAGAATTCACACCGgcgagaaaccctatgaatgtaaggaatgtggcaAGGCCTTCTCAGTGAGCTCCTCGCTTACGTACcatcagaaaattcatactggagagaagccttttGAATGCAACTTATGTGGAAAAGCTTTTATCCGAAATATACACCTTGCCCATCATCATAGAAtacacactggagagaaaccttttAAATGTAACATTTGTGAAAAAGCCTTTGTGTGTAGGGCACATCTTACCAAACACCAGAATATCCAtagtggagagaaaccctataaatgcaacgaatgtggaaaagcctttaaTCAGAGCACAAGTTTTCTTCAGCATCAGAGaatccacactggagagaaaccctttgaatgtaatgaatgtgggaaggccttcaggGTGAACTCTTCCCTTACtgaacatcagagaattcatactggagagaaaccttacaaatgtaacgaatgtgggaaagctttcagGGATAATTCATCCTTTGCACGACATCGGAAaatccacactggagagaaaccgtaCAGATGTGGCTTGTGTGAGAAGGCCTTCAGGGACCAATCGGCACTAGCCCAGCATCAGAGGATTCACACCGGGGAGAAGCCTTACATGTGCAACATCTGCGAAAAAGCCTTCAGTGACCATTCAGCCCTCACCCAACACAAGAGAATTCATACCAGAGAAAAACCGTACACATGTAAAATCTGTGGGAAAGCCTTTATCCGAAGCACCCACCTTACTCAACATCAGAGGattcacacaggagagaaaccctacaaatgcaACCGATGTGGGAAAGCGTTTAACCAGACCGCAAACCTCATTCAGCATCAGAGACATCATATTGGAGAAAAGTGA